In a single window of the Gossypium hirsutum isolate 1008001.06 chromosome A13, Gossypium_hirsutum_v2.1, whole genome shotgun sequence genome:
- the LOC107893254 gene encoding TATA-box-binding protein isoform X2 → MAEQGGLEGSQPVDLSKHPSGIVPTLQNIVSTVNLDCKLDLKQIALQARNAEYNPKRFAAVIMRIREPKTTALIFASGKMVCTGAKSEQQSKLAARKYARIIQKLGFPAKFKDFKIQNIVGSCDVKFPIRLEGLAYSHGAFSSYEPELFPGLIYRMKQPKIVLLIFVSGKIVITGAKVRDETYTAFENIYPVLTEFRKNQQ, encoded by the exons ATGGCAGAACAAGGTGGCTTGGAAGGGAGCCAACCAGTGGATCTTTCCAAGCACCCATCTGGCATTGTTCCCACTCTTCA GAACATTGTATCAACTGTGAACTTAGATTGCAAGTTGGATCTTAAGCAAATTGCACTTCAAGCTCGAAATGCAGAATATAATCCTAAG CGTTTTGCTGCTGTCATTATGAGAATCAGGGAGCCAAAAACTACAGCTTTGATTTTTGCCTCTGGAAAGATG GTTTGCACTGGTGCTAAAAGTGAACAGCAATCTAAACTGGCTGCAAGGAAG taTGCCCGGATTATCCAAAAGCTTGGTTTTCCTGCTAAGTTTAAG GACTTCAAAATTCAGAACATTGTTGGGTCCTGTGATGTCAAATTTCCCATCAGACTTGAAGGTCTTGCATACTCCCATGGTGCCTTTTCAAGT TATGAACCTGAACTCTTTCCAGGGCTCATCTATCGTATGAAACAACCGAAGATTGTGCTTCTCATTTTCGTGTCAGGGAAGATTGTGATCACTGGAGCCAAG GTTAGAGATGAAACATACACAGCCTTTGAGAATATATATCCAGTCCTTACAGAATTTCGGAAGAACCAACAATG A
- the LOC107893254 gene encoding TATA-box-binding protein isoform X1, producing MAEQGGLEGSQPVDLSKHPSGIVPTLQNIVSTVNLDCKLDLKQIALQARNAEYNPKRFAAVIMRIREPKTTALIFASGKMVCTGAKSEQQSKLAARKYARIIQKLGFPAKFKQDFKIQNIVGSCDVKFPIRLEGLAYSHGAFSSYEPELFPGLIYRMKQPKIVLLIFVSGKIVITGAKVRDETYTAFENIYPVLTEFRKNQQ from the exons ATGGCAGAACAAGGTGGCTTGGAAGGGAGCCAACCAGTGGATCTTTCCAAGCACCCATCTGGCATTGTTCCCACTCTTCA GAACATTGTATCAACTGTGAACTTAGATTGCAAGTTGGATCTTAAGCAAATTGCACTTCAAGCTCGAAATGCAGAATATAATCCTAAG CGTTTTGCTGCTGTCATTATGAGAATCAGGGAGCCAAAAACTACAGCTTTGATTTTTGCCTCTGGAAAGATG GTTTGCACTGGTGCTAAAAGTGAACAGCAATCTAAACTGGCTGCAAGGAAG taTGCCCGGATTATCCAAAAGCTTGGTTTTCCTGCTAAGTTTAAG CAGGACTTCAAAATTCAGAACATTGTTGGGTCCTGTGATGTCAAATTTCCCATCAGACTTGAAGGTCTTGCATACTCCCATGGTGCCTTTTCAAGT TATGAACCTGAACTCTTTCCAGGGCTCATCTATCGTATGAAACAACCGAAGATTGTGCTTCTCATTTTCGTGTCAGGGAAGATTGTGATCACTGGAGCCAAG GTTAGAGATGAAACATACACAGCCTTTGAGAATATATATCCAGTCCTTACAGAATTTCGGAAGAACCAACAATG A